A genomic region of Chloracidobacterium sp. contains the following coding sequences:
- a CDS encoding transposase has product MTFYIGVDFHPYQQTLCWCDEETGETGALKLFHDIEKVREYYSSLGKQAVIGIEASSRCGWFERIVAEAGHTSLVGNPVSIRKTALSRHKNDRIDAEHMLWSLMRNEFPAIWRRPIQSTEILDVIKLRSSLVGRRTQIYNRLSAVARDIGMPKSLMRTVAAQKVIKEVDMCEASALCRDQLFSTLEHLKAEYSRSSLG; this is encoded by the coding sequence ATGACATTTTACATTGGAGTTGACTTTCATCCATACCAGCAAACGCTTTGTTGGTGTGATGAGGAGACGGGTGAGACAGGGGCTTTAAAGCTGTTTCACGACATTGAGAAGGTACGCGAGTATTACTCGTCGCTTGGGAAACAGGCCGTGATCGGGATCGAGGCATCGAGTCGATGCGGGTGGTTCGAGAGGATAGTCGCCGAGGCCGGTCATACGTCGCTCGTCGGCAATCCGGTTTCGATAAGGAAGACCGCACTTTCCCGGCACAAGAACGACCGGATCGACGCCGAGCACATGCTTTGGTCGCTGATGCGGAATGAGTTTCCGGCGATCTGGCGGCGACCAATACAGAGCACGGAGATACTCGACGTGATCAAGCTGAGATCGAGCCTGGTTGGGCGCCGGACACAGATCTACAACCGTCTGAGTGCCGTTGCCCGGGACATCGGAATGCCGAAGTCGCTGATGAGAACCGTCGCCGCCCAGAAGGTGATCAAGGAGGTGGATATGTGCGAGGCTTCGGCACTGTGCCGTGACCAGCTTTTCTCTACGCTTGAGCACCTCAAAGCGGAATACTCGAGGTCG
- a CDS encoding CDP-alcohol phosphatidyltransferase family protein translates to MSEPTQPLTTRTDRVWTVANILTFLRMGMIPVFATMLVYHREGWALLFFTIAGVSDGIDGFLARRLKQESELGTIIDPIADKLLLTTAFVMLTIPGMLSPGRHLPVPFWVTACVIGRDIAIVAVAGAINMMTGFRGFKPSWLGKASTFVQVSAVILILLAAANPQWNGSFLPTVYLVVAAFAIFSGFHYVYWVAKLIKEEQAGTGH, encoded by the coding sequence ATGAGCGAGCCTACGCAGCCCCTCACGACACGTACCGATCGGGTTTGGACGGTCGCAAACATACTCACGTTTCTGCGAATGGGCATGATCCCGGTATTCGCTACCATGCTCGTCTATCACCGCGAAGGCTGGGCACTGCTCTTTTTCACGATCGCGGGCGTCTCTGACGGCATTGATGGCTTTCTCGCCCGCCGCCTCAAGCAGGAATCCGAACTCGGCACTATCATCGATCCTATCGCTGACAAACTCCTGTTGACGACTGCATTCGTGATGCTGACGATTCCCGGAATGTTATCCCCGGGCCGTCATCTGCCGGTGCCTTTCTGGGTGACGGCATGTGTCATCGGCCGTGATATCGCTATCGTCGCCGTTGCCGGTGCGATCAATATGATGACCGGCTTTCGCGGCTTTAAGCCGTCGTGGCTTGGCAAGGCTAGCACATTCGTCCAGGTGAGCGCTGTAATACTGATCCTGCTCGCCGCTGCCAACCCGCAATGGAACGGTTCATTCCTGCCTACGGTTTACCTGGTCGTCGCCGCCTTCGCCATTTTCTCAGGCTTTCACTACGTTTACTGGGTCGCCAAATTGATCAAGGAAGAGCAGGCCGGAACCGGACATTAG
- a CDS encoding metallophosphoesterase: MARTATKRVKLSERINAFVTSEAPIRTLAGTWSKRARLALDEANSLSLEHVEIFLKRLPSKLDGLRVLHLSDTHHSPFTEIKHIERAVRVANRLRPDLVVLTGDYVSHERQYIAPVAAVLGKLTSRYGTYACLGNHDHWTDANLVTDLFRGEDINVLINQGQRFEARGSSFWLCGVDDYMVGKTDLPAALRGSFPDEMKLLLAHNPIIFREASRLRVDLTLSGHTHGGQIKVRNNENRVRRTRRLKAGLHSRHSSQIYITRGIGTVVVPLRYQCPPEISLLELRTAE; encoded by the coding sequence ATGGCACGAACAGCGACAAAACGCGTGAAGTTGTCAGAACGTATCAATGCGTTTGTCACGTCCGAAGCCCCAATCAGAACACTGGCCGGCACATGGTCGAAACGCGCTCGGCTGGCTCTCGATGAGGCAAACAGTCTCTCTCTCGAACACGTCGAGATCTTTCTGAAGCGCCTGCCCTCAAAGCTGGACGGACTTCGCGTTCTCCACCTTTCTGACACGCACCACAGTCCGTTCACCGAAATTAAGCATATTGAGCGGGCGGTTCGCGTCGCTAACCGCCTCCGGCCCGATCTGGTCGTGCTCACCGGAGATTACGTCTCGCACGAGCGGCAATACATCGCCCCGGTGGCCGCCGTCCTCGGCAAACTCACGTCACGCTACGGCACCTACGCGTGCCTTGGCAATCACGACCACTGGACCGACGCGAATCTCGTAACCGACCTCTTTCGCGGTGAAGACATAAACGTTTTGATCAATCAGGGCCAACGCTTCGAGGCTCGCGGCTCGTCGTTTTGGCTTTGTGGCGTTGACGATTATATGGTCGGCAAAACTGATCTCCCGGCCGCGCTGAGAGGCTCATTTCCGGACGAGATGAAGTTGCTCCTTGCCCATAATCCGATCATCTTTCGAGAGGCTTCAAGGCTTCGGGTGGACCTCACGCTTTCGGGCCACACGCATGGTGGACAGATCAAGGTCCGCAACAATGAGAACCGCGTCCGTCGCACTCGCCGTCTGAAAGCCGGCCTACACAGCCGCCATTCATCTCAGATCTACATCACTCGCGGCATCGGTACCGTTGTCGTTCCGTTGAGGTATCAATGCCCGCCTGAGATCAGCCTTCTGGAACTCCGCACTGCCGAATGA
- a CDS encoding tyrosine--tRNA ligase — protein MTTDEQLEFLKKGTVDLIREDDLRTKLERSQKTGKPLRVKLGLDPTAPDIHIGHTVVIRKLRAFQELGHTVIFLIGDFTGMIGDPSGKNVTRPPLSREEISANAETYRQQMSKLLDTEKTELRFNGEWMDKFSAADFVRLCAKTTVKQILERDDFDKRIKDEKPISLHELLYPLVQGYDSVALESDVELGGTDQKFNLLMGRNLQREFQQEPQVIMTTPLLEGLDGVQKMSKSLNNYIGIEEPPGEMFGKVMSISDEMMWKYYELLTDRSYQEIADLKSEVSNGRNPRDLKVDLAKLVITDFHSAADARAAEDEFNRRFVQKEVPDEIEKHDLPAGSHNLAQLLTDTGLAASKGEARRLIEQGGVRVNGEKASAANAAIHVDTDGVLLQVGKRRFLRVMGV, from the coding sequence ATGACCACCGACGAACAGCTCGAATTCCTCAAAAAAGGGACGGTTGATCTGATCCGCGAGGATGACCTGCGAACCAAACTCGAACGCAGCCAGAAGACCGGCAAACCGCTACGGGTCAAGCTTGGCCTTGATCCGACGGCGCCCGATATTCATATCGGCCACACGGTTGTGATCCGTAAATTGCGGGCCTTCCAGGAGCTGGGGCACACGGTCATTTTCCTGATCGGTGATTTTACGGGCATGATCGGCGACCCTTCCGGCAAGAATGTCACGCGCCCACCGCTCTCGCGCGAAGAGATAAGCGCAAACGCAGAGACCTATCGTCAGCAAATGTCGAAACTGCTCGACACCGAAAAGACAGAATTGCGTTTTAATGGCGAATGGATGGATAAGTTTAGTGCTGCCGATTTTGTCCGCCTTTGTGCAAAAACTACTGTCAAGCAGATCCTCGAACGTGACGATTTTGATAAACGGATCAAGGACGAGAAACCCATTTCACTCCACGAGCTGCTCTATCCGCTCGTGCAGGGCTACGATTCGGTTGCCCTCGAATCGGACGTCGAACTCGGGGGAACCGACCAGAAATTTAATCTATTGATGGGCCGTAACCTGCAACGCGAATTCCAACAGGAACCGCAGGTTATTATGACCACGCCGCTGCTGGAGGGCCTTGATGGCGTGCAGAAGATGTCGAAATCGCTCAACAACTACATCGGCATCGAAGAGCCGCCGGGCGAAATGTTTGGCAAGGTGATGTCCATATCCGACGAGATGATGTGGAAGTACTACGAACTTCTCACCGACCGCTCATATCAAGAGATTGCGGATCTCAAATCTGAGGTTTCGAATGGTCGCAATCCTCGTGATCTCAAGGTTGATCTGGCAAAGCTCGTGATCACGGATTTTCATTCAGCGGCGGATGCTCGTGCAGCCGAGGACGAATTCAATCGTCGCTTTGTGCAGAAGGAGGTCCCTGACGAGATAGAGAAACATGATCTGCCTGCCGGCAGCCACAACCTCGCTCAGCTTCTAACCGACACCGGGCTTGCGGCATCAAAGGGGGAAGCTCGCCGTTTGATCGAGCAGGGAGGCGTCCGCGTGAATGGCGAAAAGGCCTCTGCCGCAAATGCAGCGATCCATGTCGATACTGACGGCGTCCTACTCCAAGTCGGAAAGCGCAGGTTTCTCCGCGTCATGGGTGTGTAG
- a CDS encoding pyrroline-5-carboxylate reductase has protein sequence MSDLSKMHLSFIGCGVMGESMIAGLLRKDLVDPKNISASHPRGNRRKEVVEKYGISGFADNADAAKFVTDQDNSAIVICVKPQRLERVLNDLKGGLHPEQLVISIVAGATINHLAEELGTAKVVRAMPNTPSQIGAGITAWTCTVAVDGAERQHVRELLSALGTELFVETENMIDMATSLSATGPTYIFMVMEALTDAGVHLGFSRDMAKELVQETMLGSVKFAMESHKHPAELRNMVTSPGGTSAEAIYQMEKGTLRTVLSKAVYAAYKRAVELGKK, from the coding sequence ATGAGCGACTTGAGCAAGATGCACCTTAGTTTCATAGGCTGCGGCGTGATGGGCGAATCTATGATCGCCGGGCTGCTGAGAAAGGATCTCGTCGATCCGAAGAATATCTCGGCAAGTCACCCGCGTGGTAACCGGCGTAAGGAAGTTGTTGAGAAGTACGGTATTTCGGGATTTGCCGATAATGCGGACGCAGCGAAGTTTGTTACCGATCAGGATAACTCGGCGATTGTGATCTGTGTAAAGCCGCAGCGGTTGGAGCGTGTCCTAAACGACTTGAAAGGCGGACTGCATCCTGAGCAGCTTGTCATCTCGATCGTGGCCGGTGCAACGATCAATCATCTGGCCGAGGAACTTGGCACGGCCAAGGTGGTGCGAGCTATGCCCAATACACCGTCGCAGATCGGTGCAGGGATAACAGCCTGGACATGCACCGTTGCGGTTGATGGTGCGGAGCGTCAGCACGTCCGGGAGCTGCTCTCAGCGTTAGGCACAGAGCTGTTTGTGGAGACCGAGAACATGATCGACATGGCGACGTCGCTCTCGGCGACGGGGCCGACATATATATTTATGGTCATGGAGGCCCTGACCGACGCGGGCGTGCATCTGGGCTTTTCGCGCGACATGGCGAAGGAACTTGTGCAGGAGACGATGCTGGGCTCCGTGAAATTCGCAATGGAATCGCACAAGCATCCCGCCGAACTCCGCAACATGGTCACCTCACCCGGCGGCACTTCGGCCGAAGCCATCTATCAAATGGAAAAAGGAACGCTGCGGACCGTGCTCTCAAAAGCCGTATACGCAGCGTATAAGCGTGCGGTCGAGTTAGGTAAGAAATAA
- a CDS encoding S9 family peptidase, translated as MSCFWGIRGGRGAYPLATFASRGYAVLRPNPRGSSGYGTKFRQDNIKDWGFGDYDDLMTGIDKVIDMGVADENRLGVMGWSYGGYMTSTIVTKTHRFKAASAGAPVTNLMSFNGTADIPAFIPDYFGGQSWEIPEVYARHSAMFNVKGVKTPTMIQHGEADIRVPISQGYEFYNALKQQGVPTRMIVLPRQPHGPNEPKMQVAAMQSNLDWFDKYLK; from the coding sequence TTGTCTTGTTTTTGGGGTATTCGCGGCGGCCGCGGCGCGTATCCGCTGGCGACCTTTGCCTCGCGCGGCTACGCGGTACTGCGGCCAAATCCTCGAGGATCGAGCGGTTACGGCACCAAGTTCAGACAGGACAACATCAAGGACTGGGGCTTTGGCGACTATGACGACCTGATGACGGGCATCGATAAGGTCATCGACATGGGCGTTGCGGACGAAAACCGCCTCGGCGTCATGGGCTGGAGCTATGGCGGCTACATGACCTCGACGATCGTGACCAAGACGCATCGCTTCAAGGCCGCGTCCGCCGGTGCGCCTGTGACCAACCTGATGAGCTTTAACGGGACGGCCGACATACCGGCATTCATTCCGGATTACTTCGGCGGCCAGTCATGGGAAATTCCTGAGGTCTATGCGAGGCACTCGGCGATGTTCAACGTCAAGGGCGTCAAAACGCCGACGATGATCCAGCACGGCGAGGCTGACATTCGTGTACCGATCTCGCAGGGCTACGAGTTCTACAACGCCTTAAAACAGCAGGGTGTCCCGACGCGAATGATCGTCCTGCCGCGCCAGCCGCACGGGCCCAACGAGCCAAAGATGCAGGTCGCCGCGATGCAGAGCAACCTAGACTGGTTTGATAAGTACCTGAAGTAG
- a CDS encoding M4 family metallopeptidase: protein MKKFIALIVFLVLGVVAISVVSNRVDASRALFRTGSADEIETARRLSLDLLRSTAAADADELRVMRVEIDGLRMAHTHVQQLVQGVPVWEGEAIVHLMADGTLARITDNLKPSIAVSTTPNFSEKDAISLAERMYSGTARQTDPAVVELYVFRDDMRDHLAYRVETPRLDGTDATSAPVVFIDAHTGEKLYAYNNLQTGSGSSLYSGTVTIDTSSTGGTFYMEDLTRKMGTFNMNNTGNTSTGTGGTQSRFTDADDNWTATNARAGVDAHYGARWTYDYFLNVHGRNGINGSGGPGTTTAAASSSISLITSRVHFGRNYNNAFWYQNKMTYGDGNGTTFSPLTTIDIAGHEMTHGITENTANLTYSGESGALNESMSDVFGALVESCARGGVVNGDTWKIGEQSYTPATSGDALRYMDNPHLAGNGGFTSDDDPDHYSERYTGSSDNGGVHINSGIANHAFYLAANGGTHHRSGVTVTGMGTTDAARIWYRALTVYMTSSTNFSGARTAMLNAATDLFGSSSTQYAATATAWCAVGVGTCPGSTPTPSPTPTATPTATPTPSPTPGGNLLINGGFESSASPWIGSGSGYFYISNGNYPHSGTGYIYFGVNNSVSGQSYQTVTIPSTASGTLTFWLNVVSNETTTSVKYDKLFVEVRNTSGSLLKSLVTYSNLNKTTAGNYTQRTFNMAAYRGQTVRVQFRSTTDSSLSTTFRVDDVDLR, encoded by the coding sequence GTGAAAAAGTTCATTGCCCTTATCGTATTTCTTGTGCTCGGTGTGGTTGCGATCAGCGTGGTCTCGAATCGTGTTGATGCAAGCCGTGCTCTCTTTAGGACCGGCTCCGCTGATGAGATCGAGACCGCGAGGCGGCTGAGCCTCGACCTTTTGCGATCAACGGCCGCAGCCGACGCTGACGAACTTCGCGTCATGCGGGTCGAGATCGACGGTCTTAGAATGGCCCATACACATGTGCAGCAGTTGGTTCAGGGCGTTCCGGTTTGGGAAGGCGAGGCAATCGTCCATCTCATGGCCGACGGGACATTAGCAAGAATTACTGACAATCTTAAGCCGTCGATTGCCGTCAGCACCACGCCTAATTTCAGCGAAAAAGATGCGATCAGCCTAGCTGAGCGTATGTATTCTGGCACGGCCCGACAGACGGATCCGGCCGTGGTTGAGCTTTATGTCTTTCGCGACGATATGCGTGACCATTTAGCCTATAGGGTCGAGACGCCGAGGCTTGATGGCACAGACGCGACCTCAGCACCGGTTGTATTCATTGATGCCCATACGGGCGAGAAACTCTACGCATACAACAACCTACAAACCGGGAGCGGTAGTTCGCTCTACAGCGGGACCGTGACGATCGATACGAGTTCAACGGGCGGGACATTCTATATGGAGGACCTGACGCGAAAAATGGGCACCTTCAACATGAATAACACCGGCAATACATCGACCGGGACCGGCGGTACGCAGTCGCGGTTTACCGATGCAGATGACAACTGGACGGCAACGAATGCCCGAGCCGGCGTGGATGCACATTACGGTGCGCGCTGGACATATGACTATTTTCTTAATGTTCACGGCCGCAACGGTATCAATGGCAGCGGCGGCCCCGGGACGACGACCGCGGCGGCGAGTAGCTCGATCAGCCTGATAACGTCACGAGTCCATTTTGGCAGAAATTACAACAATGCTTTCTGGTATCAGAATAAGATGACCTATGGTGACGGCAACGGTACGACGTTCTCACCGCTTACGACGATCGACATTGCCGGCCACGAGATGACGCACGGTATTACAGAGAACACGGCAAACCTGACCTACTCAGGCGAATCTGGAGCTCTGAATGAATCAATGTCAGACGTGTTTGGGGCCCTGGTCGAATCTTGTGCCCGCGGTGGCGTTGTCAACGGTGATACCTGGAAGATCGGCGAACAGTCCTACACGCCGGCCACGTCCGGGGACGCACTGCGCTATATGGATAATCCGCATCTGGCCGGTAACGGAGGATTTACTTCGGATGATGACCCTGATCATTACTCCGAAAGGTACACCGGCAGCAGCGACAATGGCGGTGTCCACATAAATTCGGGCATCGCAAATCACGCATTCTATCTGGCTGCGAACGGTGGCACACATCACCGCAGCGGTGTTACCGTGACCGGAATGGGCACGACGGATGCTGCTCGTATCTGGTATCGAGCTCTCACGGTCTATATGACCTCGAGTACCAATTTTTCAGGTGCGCGAACCGCGATGCTAAATGCCGCAACAGACCTATTCGGATCGTCGAGTACGCAGTACGCGGCTACGGCGACTGCGTGGTGCGCGGTAGGCGTTGGGACATGCCCCGGTTCGACGCCGACACCCAGCCCAACGCCGACAGCAACGCCCACCGCAACGCCCACGCCGAGCCCTACTCCCGGAGGAAATCTCCTCATCAACGGCGGATTTGAGTCCAGTGCGAGCCCATGGATAGGCTCCGGCAGCGGATATTTCTATATTTCAAATGGCAACTACCCGCACAGCGGCACAGGCTATATCTATTTTGGCGTGAATAACAGCGTTTCCGGCCAATCATACCAGACCGTGACGATCCCATCCACGGCGAGTGGAACACTGACGTTCTGGCTTAACGTCGTGTCGAACGAGACAACAACGTCGGTCAAGTATGACAAATTGTTCGTTGAGGTTAGGAATACATCCGGATCGCTGCTCAAGTCACTGGTGACATACAGCAACCTTAACAAGACAACGGCGGGTAATTACACTCAACGAACATTTAATATGGCGGCATATCGTGGCCAAACCGTTAGGGTGCAGTTTCGCTCGACGACCGACAGCTCGCTCTCGACCACATTCAGGGTGGACGATGTCGATCTGAGATAG
- a CDS encoding NUDIX hydrolase, which produces MLMQLLGKIWKRMPRSMRARVARSVQVKFTVSAAAVVTNGEGHVLLLNHILRPDSGWGIPGGFVDRGEQPEETLRREVREETGLELSDVRQYRVRTLGRHIEVIFTARGIGEPRVLSPEITEAKWFDLEGMPFEMSVDQKFLVRNALKTKEVEQDSH; this is translated from the coding sequence ATGTTGATGCAGTTACTCGGCAAGATCTGGAAGCGTATGCCGAGATCGATGCGCGCCCGCGTTGCACGTAGTGTTCAGGTTAAGTTCACTGTGTCGGCTGCTGCGGTCGTTACTAACGGGGAAGGCCATGTGCTGCTTTTGAATCACATCCTGCGGCCTGATTCGGGCTGGGGTATTCCGGGTGGTTTCGTGGATCGCGGTGAGCAGCCTGAAGAAACACTCCGTCGGGAGGTGCGTGAGGAGACCGGATTGGAGCTGAGTGACGTGAGGCAGTATAGGGTCAGAACACTCGGCCGCCATATCGAGGTGATCTTTACTGCTCGCGGGATAGGTGAGCCTCGCGTTCTAAGCCCTGAGATCACTGAGGCCAAATGGTTCGATCTCGAAGGGATGCCGTTCGAGATGAGTGTCGATCAGAAGTTCCTTGTGCGCAATGCCCTGAAAACAAAGGAGGTTGAGCAAGATTCGCACTAG